A genome region from Geminicoccus roseus DSM 18922 includes the following:
- a CDS encoding glycosyltransferase family protein, protein MTVLIWTQHLLGTGHLRRALGLARALAARNIPTTLASGGPPARFALPDGVAFVQLDPVHAGANFSDLRDRQDRPWDEPARQRRAAHLAGLAADLRPAVLVTELFPFGRRAFRHELLPVIRAVRGRGGRVVCSVRDVLAEKRDPARALAMRDLVLEHYDRVLVHGDQDFLPLGATFPHASELGERVVHTGFVLDQATAPKARRTGILVSAGGGRVGGRLLAAAAAARRFSRLADEPWQLVGGAALGSADRDRLQAMLGENGRVETHVGDLPDRLANCRVSVSQAGYNTVAEALMGEAPMVLVPFAEDGETEQRRRAARLSELGRAVLLESAELAPERLAAAIDRATEQDTRIGRSFAFDGAETSARVIEGLIA, encoded by the coding sequence ATGACCGTCCTGATCTGGACCCAGCATCTCTTGGGGACCGGCCATCTGCGCCGCGCCTTGGGCCTGGCCCGCGCCCTGGCGGCGCGCAACATCCCGACCACGCTGGCCAGCGGCGGCCCGCCCGCGAGGTTCGCGCTGCCAGACGGCGTGGCCTTCGTGCAGCTCGACCCGGTCCATGCCGGGGCCAACTTTTCCGACCTGCGCGACCGCCAGGACCGGCCCTGGGACGAGCCGGCCCGCCAGCGCCGCGCCGCGCATCTGGCCGGGCTGGCCGCGGATCTGCGCCCGGCGGTGCTGGTGACCGAGCTGTTCCCGTTCGGCCGGCGCGCCTTCCGCCACGAGCTTTTGCCGGTGATCCGGGCGGTGCGCGGCCGGGGCGGCCGGGTGGTCTGCTCGGTGCGCGACGTGCTGGCCGAGAAGCGCGACCCGGCCCGGGCGCTCGCCATGCGCGACCTGGTGCTGGAGCATTACGACCGGGTCCTGGTGCATGGCGACCAGGATTTCCTGCCGCTCGGCGCGACCTTCCCCCATGCCAGCGAACTGGGCGAGCGGGTGGTGCATACCGGCTTCGTGCTGGACCAGGCGACCGCGCCCAAGGCGCGGCGGACCGGCATCCTGGTCTCGGCCGGGGGCGGGCGGGTCGGCGGGCGGCTGTTGGCGGCGGCCGCGGCCGCGCGCCGGTTCAGCCGGCTGGCGGACGAGCCCTGGCAGCTGGTGGGCGGCGCCGCGCTCGGCTCGGCGGACCGCGACCGGCTGCAGGCCATGCTGGGCGAAAACGGGCGGGTCGAGACCCATGTGGGCGACCTGCCCGATCGGCTGGCCAACTGTCGCGTGTCTGTCTCGCAGGCCGGCTACAACACGGTCGCCGAGGCCCTGATGGGCGAGGCGCCCATGGTGCTGGTGCCGTTCGCCGAGGACGGCGAGACCGAGCAGCGCCGGCGGGCGGCGCGCCTTTCGGAGCTCGGCCGGGCGGTGCTGCTGGAATCGGCCGAGCTTGCCCCGGAGCGGCTGGCCGCCGCCATCGACCGCGCCACCGAGCAGGACACCAGGATCGGCCGCAGCTTCGCCTTCGACGGGGCGGAAACCAGCGCCCGGGTCATCGAAGGACTGATCGCTTGA
- a CDS encoding histidine phosphatase family protein — MSLLLIRHGPTAWNRDRRLQGRADIPLSPEGARLVRSWRLPARFQAWPVRTSPLARARQTAEILGLEGAVLPELVELDWGGWEGRSLRSLRLDDPAEVARREALGLDFRAPGGESYREAAIRVAPHLVGEAILVSHRGLMLAALAVRTGWAMQEPSPVAFAHSDAILIEAGTVRPVPLSSP, encoded by the coding sequence GTGAGCCTTCTGCTGATCCGCCACGGCCCGACCGCATGGAACCGGGACCGGCGCCTGCAGGGCAGGGCGGACATCCCGCTCTCGCCGGAAGGGGCGCGCCTGGTGCGCTCCTGGCGGCTGCCGGCCCGCTTCCAGGCCTGGCCGGTCCGCACCAGCCCGCTGGCCCGCGCCCGGCAGACCGCCGAGATCCTGGGGCTGGAGGGTGCCGTGCTGCCGGAGCTGGTGGAGCTGGACTGGGGCGGCTGGGAAGGCCGGTCATTGCGCTCCCTGCGCCTGGACGACCCGGCCGAGGTGGCGCGCCGCGAGGCGCTGGGCCTGGATTTTCGGGCGCCCGGCGGCGAATCCTATCGCGAGGCCGCCATCCGGGTGGCGCCGCATCTGGTCGGCGAGGCGATCCTGGTCAGCCATCGCGGCCTGATGCTGGCGGCGCTGGCGGTGCGCACCGGCTGGGCGATGCAGGAGCCGTCCCCGGTGGCCTTCGCCCATTCCGACGCGATCCTGATCGAGGCCGGCACGGTCCGCCCGGTGCCGCTCTCCTCGCCATGA
- a CDS encoding glycosyltransferase family 4 protein — protein sequence MKIAFYAPMKPPDHPVPSGDRRMSRGFIRVLERLGHEVRVACRLRSYDRDGDQLHQLRLAHTAASLSQRLADRLSRDWVPDLWFTYHCYHKAPDLLGPTVSERLGIPYVVAEPSFARRRREGGWAVGHAGSIRALSRADLLLPMTKVDVRGLQGAGSRIKGVIQRLPPFLDTTPYRQANSQRFAHRTQLAAAHGLDPSAVWLLTVAMMRDDEAKRASYLQLADALSRMTAWPWQLLVVGDGPAGPLVRSAFASLGADRVRFLGAMPEDRLPPIYAASDMFVWPALNEAYGMVFLEAQAAGLPVVAGRGTGVSDVVLHRRTGLLATGGDAVAFANSMMILLDEPERRSIMGQAGIRHVERVHSDAAAAHALDTALGLAAARRVRREETGER from the coding sequence TTGAAGATCGCGTTCTACGCGCCGATGAAGCCCCCAGACCATCCGGTGCCTTCCGGCGACCGGCGCATGAGCCGTGGCTTCATCCGCGTGCTGGAACGCCTTGGCCACGAGGTGCGGGTCGCCTGCCGGCTGCGCAGCTACGACCGCGATGGCGACCAGCTCCACCAGCTGCGCCTGGCCCACACCGCCGCCAGCCTGTCGCAGCGCCTGGCCGACCGGCTGTCGCGCGACTGGGTGCCGGACCTCTGGTTCACCTATCACTGCTACCACAAGGCTCCGGACCTGCTGGGCCCGACCGTGTCCGAGCGGCTGGGCATCCCCTACGTGGTGGCCGAGCCGTCGTTCGCCCGGCGTCGCCGCGAGGGCGGCTGGGCGGTGGGCCATGCCGGCTCGATCCGCGCCTTGTCGCGTGCCGACCTGCTCCTGCCGATGACCAAGGTCGACGTGCGTGGTCTGCAGGGTGCGGGCTCGCGCATCAAGGGCGTCATCCAGCGCCTGCCGCCGTTTTTGGACACCACCCCCTACCGCCAGGCCAACAGCCAGCGCTTCGCCCACCGCACCCAGCTGGCCGCGGCGCACGGCCTGGACCCCTCGGCGGTCTGGCTGCTCACGGTGGCGATGATGCGCGACGACGAGGCCAAGCGCGCTTCCTACCTGCAGCTGGCCGACGCCCTGTCCCGGATGACCGCCTGGCCCTGGCAGCTCCTGGTGGTGGGCGACGGTCCGGCCGGGCCCTTGGTGCGCAGTGCGTTCGCGTCGCTGGGCGCCGACCGGGTCCGTTTCCTGGGCGCCATGCCCGAGGATCGCCTCCCGCCGATCTATGCCGCTTCCGACATGTTCGTCTGGCCCGCCCTGAACGAGGCCTACGGCATGGTGTTCCTGGAGGCGCAGGCCGCCGGGCTGCCGGTGGTGGCCGGGCGGGGCACCGGGGTGTCCGACGTGGTCCTGCACCGCCGCACCGGCCTGCTCGCCACCGGCGGCGACGCGGTGGCGTTCGCCAACAGCATGATGATCCTGCTGGACGAGCCGGAACGCCGCTCGATCATGGGCCAGGCCGGCATCCGCCATGTGGAGCGGGTCCACAGCGACGCCGCCGCCGCCCATGCGCTGGACACCGCGCTTGGCCTGGCCGCAGCAAGGCGGGTGCGCCGCGAGGAAACCGGCGAGCGGTGA
- a CDS encoding glycosyltransferase: protein MPKIAVVLKGWPRLSETFVAQELLGLERLGYDLAIVSLRHPTDLAVHDLHRAVRAPVRYLPEYLEDEPERVAAGRRAATALPGYPRAFATWLADHRRDPGENRVRRFGQACVLAAELEPDTELLYAHFLHTPASVARYAALMHELPFAISAHAKDIWTTPAWEKAEKLAGAAFCATCTRIGAVHLQDLAPPGRVHLIHHGVDRARFQAPAHRPARDGHDPADPVRILCIARAVPKKGLFLLLDALALLPDGLHWRLDHIGGGPLLERLRSRAAELGLAGRIAWLGPQPAETVRPAYRQADLFVLPVRVAEDGDKDGLPNVVVEAAASGLPIVSTDAASVGELVTDGESGRLVPPDDAAALAAAMAQLLQDPARRGEFAREAHAKVAIGFDSGRGIARIAALVDDALARGNHSANRPP, encoded by the coding sequence CTGCCGAAGATCGCTGTCGTCCTCAAGGGCTGGCCCCGCCTGTCGGAAACCTTCGTCGCCCAGGAACTGCTGGGCCTGGAGCGGCTGGGTTATGACCTGGCCATCGTCTCGCTGCGCCACCCGACCGACCTCGCGGTGCACGACCTGCACCGGGCGGTGCGCGCACCCGTGCGCTACCTGCCGGAATATCTGGAGGACGAGCCGGAGCGGGTCGCCGCCGGCCGCCGCGCCGCCACGGCGCTCCCGGGCTATCCCCGGGCGTTCGCCACCTGGCTGGCCGACCATCGCCGCGATCCTGGCGAGAACCGGGTGCGCCGGTTCGGCCAGGCCTGCGTGCTGGCCGCCGAGCTGGAGCCGGACACCGAGCTGCTCTACGCCCATTTCCTTCACACGCCTGCCTCGGTGGCGCGCTATGCCGCCCTGATGCACGAGCTGCCCTTCGCGATCTCCGCCCATGCCAAGGACATCTGGACCACGCCGGCCTGGGAGAAGGCCGAGAAGCTGGCGGGCGCCGCGTTCTGCGCGACCTGCACCCGGATCGGCGCTGTCCACCTCCAGGATCTGGCTCCCCCCGGGCGGGTGCACCTGATCCATCACGGCGTCGACCGGGCCCGCTTCCAGGCGCCGGCGCACCGACCGGCCCGCGACGGCCATGATCCGGCCGACCCGGTGCGGATCCTGTGCATCGCCCGGGCGGTGCCGAAGAAGGGGCTGTTCCTCCTTCTGGACGCGCTGGCGCTGCTGCCGGACGGCCTGCACTGGCGCCTGGACCATATCGGCGGCGGGCCGCTCCTGGAGCGCCTGCGCTCGCGCGCGGCGGAGCTGGGCCTGGCCGGGCGGATCGCCTGGCTGGGCCCGCAGCCGGCCGAGACCGTGCGGCCGGCCTACCGCCAGGCCGACCTGTTCGTTTTGCCGGTGCGGGTCGCCGAGGACGGCGACAAGGACGGGCTGCCGAACGTGGTGGTCGAGGCGGCGGCCTCCGGCCTGCCGATCGTCTCCACCGACGCCGCCTCGGTGGGCGAACTGGTGACGGACGGGGAGAGCGGCCGGCTGGTGCCGCCCGACGACGCGGCGGCGCTGGCGGCCGCCATGGCCCAGCTGTTGCAGGACCCCGCCCGCCGCGGCGAATTCGCACGCGAGGCGCACGCCAAGGTGGCCATCGGGTTTGACTCGGGCCGTGGGATCGCGCGTATTGCGGCGCTGGTGGACGACGCGCTGGCACGGGGAAACCACAGCGCTAACAGGCCCCCTTGA
- a CDS encoding glycosyltransferase family protein, giving the protein MNDHARLLIYSHDSFGLGHLRRCRTIAHHLVEQFKDLSVLILSGSPIIGSFDFKTRVDFVRVPGVIKLRNGDYTPLGLHIDIEKTLEIRRSIIEHAAEIFDPHVFLVDKEPLGLRGEVEPTLRLLKDRGTRLVLGLRDVMDDPATLEEEWRRKNVAPALKRLYDEIWVYGTKEMGDPLAQIPGAASLAAKTRFTGYLRRHVSETAGLEPAIELPDQPYVLVTTGGGGDGEELIDWVLQAYETDPDLPHPAVVLMGPFMHRETRAAFLERAQHLPKLTLLTFAARTEPLFDRALGVVAMGGYNTFCEILSFGKPALIVPRTTPRLEQAIRAERAAELGLLRMLPDDGERDPRVMAAQLHDIASWPAADPRQVAGMLDGLPHITEYVRPWLQRDPVVSTLPARRRA; this is encoded by the coding sequence ATGAATGACCATGCCCGTCTGCTGATCTACAGCCACGACAGTTTCGGCCTGGGCCATCTGCGTCGCTGCCGCACGATCGCCCACCATCTGGTGGAGCAGTTCAAGGACCTGTCGGTCCTGATCCTGTCCGGCTCGCCGATCATCGGCAGCTTCGACTTCAAGACCCGGGTCGACTTCGTCCGGGTGCCGGGCGTGATCAAGCTGCGCAACGGCGACTACACCCCGCTGGGCCTGCATATCGACATCGAGAAGACCCTGGAGATCCGCCGCTCGATCATCGAGCACGCCGCCGAGATCTTCGACCCGCACGTGTTCCTGGTCGACAAGGAGCCGCTCGGCCTGCGCGGCGAGGTCGAGCCGACCCTGCGCCTGCTCAAAGACCGCGGCACGAGGCTGGTGCTGGGCCTGCGCGACGTGATGGACGACCCGGCCACCCTGGAGGAGGAGTGGCGGCGCAAGAACGTCGCCCCGGCCCTGAAGCGGCTCTACGACGAGATCTGGGTGTACGGCACCAAGGAGATGGGCGACCCGCTGGCGCAGATCCCGGGCGCCGCCAGCCTCGCCGCCAAGACCCGCTTCACCGGATATCTGCGCCGCCACGTCTCCGAGACCGCCGGGCTGGAGCCCGCCATCGAGCTGCCCGACCAGCCTTATGTCCTGGTCACCACCGGCGGCGGCGGCGACGGCGAGGAGCTGATCGACTGGGTGCTGCAGGCTTATGAGACCGATCCGGACCTGCCGCACCCGGCCGTGGTGCTGATGGGCCCGTTCATGCATCGCGAGACCCGCGCGGCGTTCCTGGAGCGCGCCCAGCACCTGCCCAAGCTCACCCTGCTGACCTTCGCCGCGCGCACCGAGCCCCTGTTCGACCGGGCGCTGGGGGTGGTGGCGATGGGCGGCTACAACACGTTCTGCGAGATCCTTTCCTTCGGCAAGCCGGCCCTGATCGTGCCGCGCACCACTCCGCGCCTGGAGCAGGCGATCCGCGCCGAGCGCGCCGCCGAGCTCGGCCTGTTGCGGATGCTGCCCGACGACGGCGAGCGCGATCCCAGGGTGATGGCCGCCCAGCTGCACGACATCGCAAGCTGGCCTGCCGCCGATCCCCGCCAGGTCGCCGGGATGCTGGACGGGCTGCCGCACATCACCGAGTACGTGCGCCCCTGGCTGCAGCGCGACCCGGTGGTCAGCACCCTGCCGGCCCGCCGCCGCGCCTGA
- a CDS encoding fatty acid desaturase, whose amino-acid sequence MTWVSLAAVWCSWLALTWFATAIPWWLLLPAAAFTLALYGSLQHEALHELMSTRRWLNHVPVFPPLSLWLPYPVYRASHLAHHRKLHHLTDPYRDPESYYVPAERWATLPAWWRRVLVFNQTLFGRLTIGPFLIVAQFFWHEARALLAGDRRNLWAWACHVPAVVLVLAWVTLVCGLPAWQYLLLFVLPGTSLSLVRSYCEHIAHETPEERTALVEAGPLMSFLFLNNNLHYVHHKRPDLPWYAIPRYYRQHRSLLRRENGHYVYDGGYLEVFRRFLFTPFDLPSHPFM is encoded by the coding sequence GTGACCTGGGTCAGCCTGGCCGCGGTCTGGTGCAGCTGGCTGGCGCTCACCTGGTTCGCCACCGCGATCCCCTGGTGGCTCCTGCTCCCGGCCGCCGCCTTCACCCTGGCCCTGTACGGCTCCCTGCAGCACGAGGCGCTGCACGAGCTGATGTCGACCCGCCGCTGGCTCAACCACGTGCCGGTGTTCCCGCCGCTCAGCCTGTGGCTGCCCTACCCGGTCTACCGGGCCTCCCACCTGGCCCACCACCGCAAGCTGCACCACCTGACCGACCCCTACCGCGACCCGGAAAGCTACTATGTCCCGGCCGAGCGCTGGGCGACCCTGCCGGCCTGGTGGCGCCGGGTCCTGGTGTTCAACCAGACCCTGTTCGGCCGGCTCACGATCGGCCCGTTCCTGATCGTGGCGCAGTTCTTCTGGCACGAGGCCCGCGCGCTGCTGGCCGGCGACCGCCGCAACCTTTGGGCCTGGGCCTGCCATGTCCCGGCCGTGGTGCTGGTCTTGGCCTGGGTCACCCTGGTGTGCGGCCTGCCGGCCTGGCAGTATCTTTTGCTGTTCGTCCTGCCCGGCACGTCGCTCAGCCTGGTGCGCTCCTATTGCGAGCACATCGCCCACGAGACCCCGGAGGAGCGCACCGCCCTGGTCGAGGCCGGGCCGCTGATGAGCTTCCTGTTCCTCAACAACAACCTGCACTACGTCCACCACAAGCGCCCGGACCTGCCCTGGTACGCGATCCCCCGCTACTACCGGCAGCACCGGTCCCTCCTGCGCCGGGAGAACGGCCACTACGTCTATGACGGCGGCTACCTGGAAGTGTTCCGCCGCTTCCTGTTCACGCCCTTCGACCTGCCGAGCCACCCGTTCATGTGA
- a CDS encoding ABC transporter substrate-binding protein, with amino-acid sequence MADRENRIHPFIPKLVDQYERRRVDRREFLRTSTLLGLSAATAYGIVGRIDGPGFIPQARAQNGTPKKGGIARVSIRVPDLSTPHTFSWVYDSNSVRQCNDYLTRTGVDNITVPWLLENWEASDDLKTWTLRLRQDVTWSNGEKFVADHAIWNLQHMLDPATGSSVLGLFSGFLVEDKDTGQKDADGNPVMTTEYWDASAIEKKDDFTIVLNGKGPQMAVPENLFHYPALMLWPEDDGKWGVGSPGTGPFDCAELEIGKRAVFRARENYWGEGPYLDELHFIDHGDDASAQVAALASKQADGMYEASVTQYEVLKQMPHLELYQATSAQTGVARVHPKKPFDDARVRKALRLAVDTPKLLQLAHLNIGAPGEHHHVAPIHPEYADIGLMQQDIEAAKQLLADAGYPDGIEAEISCKQDPAWELIAVQAMAEMWKQAGINVTINVMPSSAYWDNWTKVPFGFTAWTHRPLGVMVLGLAYRSGVPWNESNWSNPKFDELLSKAEGILDVEERRQAMVPIEELMLEEGPAVIPLWRGMFTFWDKKIGGFRQHPTSYIFGEELYLNEA; translated from the coding sequence ATGGCCGATCGTGAGAACAGGATTCATCCGTTCATTCCCAAGCTGGTCGACCAGTATGAACGGCGGCGGGTGGATCGCCGCGAGTTCCTGCGGACCTCGACCCTTCTGGGTCTCTCGGCGGCCACCGCCTACGGCATTGTCGGCCGGATCGACGGCCCGGGCTTCATTCCCCAGGCGCGCGCGCAGAACGGCACCCCCAAGAAGGGCGGGATCGCCCGGGTCTCGATCCGGGTGCCGGACCTGTCGACCCCCCACACCTTCTCCTGGGTGTACGACAGCAACTCGGTGCGGCAGTGCAACGACTACCTGACCCGCACCGGCGTCGACAACATCACGGTGCCGTGGCTCCTGGAGAACTGGGAGGCCTCGGACGACCTGAAGACCTGGACCCTGCGCCTGCGCCAGGACGTCACCTGGTCGAACGGCGAGAAGTTCGTGGCCGACCACGCGATCTGGAACCTCCAGCACATGCTGGACCCGGCCACCGGCTCCTCGGTGCTGGGCCTGTTCAGCGGCTTTCTGGTCGAGGACAAGGACACCGGCCAGAAGGACGCCGACGGCAACCCGGTGATGACCACCGAGTACTGGGACGCCAGCGCCATCGAGAAGAAGGACGACTTCACCATCGTCCTGAACGGCAAGGGCCCGCAGATGGCGGTGCCGGAGAACCTGTTCCACTACCCGGCGCTGATGCTCTGGCCGGAGGATGACGGCAAGTGGGGCGTGGGCTCGCCCGGCACCGGGCCGTTCGACTGCGCCGAGCTCGAGATCGGCAAGCGCGCGGTGTTCAGGGCGCGCGAGAACTACTGGGGCGAGGGCCCCTATCTGGACGAGCTGCATTTCATCGACCATGGCGACGACGCGTCGGCCCAGGTCGCCGCTTTGGCCTCCAAGCAGGCCGACGGCATGTACGAGGCCTCGGTGACCCAGTACGAGGTCCTCAAGCAGATGCCGCACCTGGAGCTCTACCAGGCGACCTCGGCGCAGACCGGGGTGGCGCGCGTCCATCCCAAGAAGCCGTTCGACGACGCCAGGGTGCGCAAGGCGCTGCGCCTGGCGGTCGACACGCCCAAGCTGTTGCAGCTGGCCCATCTCAACATCGGCGCGCCCGGCGAGCACCACCACGTGGCGCCGATCCATCCCGAATACGCCGATATCGGCCTGATGCAGCAGGACATCGAGGCGGCCAAGCAGCTGCTGGCCGATGCCGGCTACCCGGACGGGATCGAGGCCGAGATCTCCTGCAAGCAGGACCCGGCCTGGGAGTTGATCGCGGTGCAGGCGATGGCGGAGATGTGGAAGCAGGCCGGCATCAACGTGACCATCAACGTGATGCCGTCCTCGGCCTACTGGGACAACTGGACCAAGGTGCCGTTCGGCTTCACCGCCTGGACCCACCGGCCGCTGGGGGTGATGGTGCTGGGCCTGGCCTATCGTTCGGGCGTGCCGTGGAACGAGTCGAACTGGTCGAACCCGAAGTTCGACGAGCTGCTCTCCAAGGCGGAAGGCATCCTGGACGTCGAGGAGCGCCGCCAGGCGATGGTGCCGATCGAGGAGCTGATGCTGGAGGAAGGCCCGGCGGTGATCCCGCTGTGGCGCGGCATGTTCACCTTCTGGGACAAGAAGATCGGCGGGTTCCGCCAGCACCCGACCAGCTACATCTTCGGCGAGGAACTCTACCTCAACGAGGCGTGA
- a CDS encoding ABC transporter permease: MTSFVLRRIAQMAFTIVVASFLIFAVSEWSPGSVARKMLGPYATAQQVEMLNQELGLDRPVLVRYVEWAGNVLQGDLGYSTLYKQPVAPIFVDRLQNTAMLAAIAFAIIVPVSILFGVLAGMRESSAADRTISVGAIICTSLPEFALGAFLSSIFVIWLGILPGTSTMDPGSGWSIASQLVLPVMVMVLYDAGYVIRMVRASMIEVMLAPYIRTAILKGLSFPDVIRKHALRNALIAPFTVILLQINYLITGVVVVEAVFAYPGFGRMMLEAALNKDVALIEAGALVAVAIAVTTQVAGDIGYMLLNPRIRIA; encoded by the coding sequence ATGACGAGCTTCGTCCTGCGCCGCATCGCCCAGATGGCCTTCACCATCGTCGTCGCGTCGTTTCTGATCTTCGCGGTGTCGGAATGGTCGCCCGGCAGCGTCGCCCGCAAGATGCTGGGCCCCTACGCCACCGCCCAGCAGGTCGAGATGCTGAACCAGGAGCTGGGCCTGGATCGCCCGGTGCTGGTCCGCTACGTCGAATGGGCCGGCAACGTCCTGCAGGGCGATCTCGGCTACTCGACCCTGTACAAGCAGCCGGTGGCGCCGATCTTCGTCGACCGCCTGCAGAACACCGCGATGCTGGCGGCGATCGCGTTCGCGATCATCGTGCCCGTCTCGATCCTGTTCGGGGTGCTGGCTGGGATGCGGGAAAGTTCCGCCGCCGACCGGACGATCTCGGTGGGGGCGATCATCTGCACCTCCCTGCCCGAATTCGCGCTGGGCGCTTTCCTGTCCTCGATCTTCGTGATCTGGCTGGGCATCCTGCCCGGGACCTCGACCATGGATCCCGGCAGCGGCTGGAGCATCGCCAGCCAGCTGGTGCTGCCGGTGATGGTGATGGTGCTCTATGACGCCGGCTACGTGATCCGGATGGTGCGCGCCTCGATGATCGAGGTGATGCTGGCGCCCTATATCCGCACCGCGATCCTCAAGGGGCTGAGCTTCCCCGACGTGATCCGCAAGCACGCGCTGCGCAACGCGCTGATCGCGCCCTTCACCGTGATCCTGCTGCAGATCAACTACCTGATCACCGGGGTGGTGGTGGTGGAGGCAGTGTTCGCCTATCCGGGCTTCGGCCGGATGATGCTGGAGGCGGCGCTGAACAAGGACGTGGCGCTGATCGAGGCGGGCGCGCTGGTGGCGGTCGCCATCGCGGTGACCACCCAGGTGGCCGGCGACATCGGCTACATGCTCCTCAACCCGCGCATCCGGATCGCATGA
- a CDS encoding ABC transporter permease, with protein sequence MMATIPEDIEVRAPAKPPGLFGKILEVRHSWVAVVGLLLVSFWVAVALLAPYLPLYDPNAQDFMALANPYPGGAHLLGTDMLGRDMLSRVMWGARTVLVVAPIAVVTAYLIGCTMGVVAGYFGGWTDIVFSRIADIVLSFPVIILYLIIIALFGASAVNIVIAVTFTAAPQIMRIVRGLTLDIKNREYVTAAQIRGESAIYIMAVEILPNARGPLIVDACLRMGYTIIAIGVLGFLGLGLPPPDPDWGGMVKDNYGLMSVYPHMALIPAAAISSLVIGFNLLADGLRELALKD encoded by the coding sequence ATGATGGCGACGATCCCCGAAGACATCGAGGTCCGCGCACCGGCCAAGCCGCCGGGCCTGTTCGGCAAGATCCTGGAGGTCCGCCATTCCTGGGTGGCGGTGGTCGGCCTGCTGCTGGTGAGCTTCTGGGTGGCGGTGGCGCTGCTGGCCCCCTATCTGCCGCTCTACGACCCCAACGCCCAGGACTTCATGGCGCTGGCCAACCCCTATCCCGGCGGCGCGCACCTGCTCGGCACCGACATGCTCGGCCGGGACATGCTGAGCCGGGTGATGTGGGGCGCGCGCACCGTGCTGGTGGTGGCGCCGATCGCGGTGGTGACCGCCTACCTGATCGGCTGCACCATGGGGGTGGTGGCCGGCTATTTCGGCGGCTGGACCGACATCGTGTTCTCGCGGATCGCCGACATCGTGCTGAGCTTTCCGGTGATCATCCTCTATCTGATCATCATCGCCCTGTTCGGCGCCTCGGCGGTCAACATCGTGATCGCGGTGACCTTCACCGCCGCCCCGCAGATCATGCGCATCGTCCGCGGCCTGACCCTGGACATCAAGAACCGCGAATACGTCACCGCGGCGCAGATCCGCGGCGAGAGCGCCATCTACATCATGGCGGTGGAGATCCTGCCCAACGCGCGCGGCCCGCTGATCGTCGATGCCTGCCTGCGCATGGGCTACACCATCATCGCGATCGGGGTGCTGGGCTTCCTGGGCCTGGGGCTGCCGCCGCCCGACCCGGACTGGGGCGGGATGGTGAAGGACAATTACGGCCTGATGTCGGTCTACCCGCACATGGCGCTGATCCCGGCCGCCGCGATCTCGTCCTTGGTGATCGGCTTCAACCTGCTGGCGGACGGGCTGCGCGAACTGGCCCTGAAGGACTGA
- a CDS encoding alpha/beta fold hydrolase, translated as MNGDAMAGTRHEMMTAGSVLSIVEEGRGLPVLLGHGFLWDWRMWQPQIRALSSRCRVIVPELWGHGRSGALPHGTLRLADLARHMVGMLDRLEIERCVVVGSSVGGMWGAHLAAQAPERVAGLVLMNSYLGREPAGKRLAYKAMLDQVEASGRVGDQLAQAITPLFFAPDIETRAPALPERLRQQLRCFDADVLRRSIVPLGRMIFDRADALDLLPGIRAPTLVIAGAEDRARPPEESDEMAGLLETELVVIPGCGHSATLERPEAVTAALLAFLDRLGPGRPAKGAEQPWRGGHAWR; from the coding sequence ATGAACGGCGACGCCATGGCCGGTACGCGGCACGAGATGATGACGGCAGGCAGCGTCCTGTCGATCGTCGAGGAGGGCCGCGGCCTGCCCGTCCTGCTTGGGCACGGGTTCCTCTGGGACTGGAGGATGTGGCAGCCGCAGATCCGCGCCCTGTCCTCGCGCTGCCGGGTCATCGTGCCGGAGCTGTGGGGCCATGGCAGGTCGGGGGCCCTGCCTCACGGCACGCTCCGGCTGGCCGACCTGGCCCGGCACATGGTTGGGATGCTGGATCGGCTCGAGATCGAGCGCTGCGTCGTGGTCGGCTCGTCGGTCGGCGGCATGTGGGGCGCCCACCTGGCGGCGCAGGCGCCGGAGCGGGTGGCCGGGCTGGTGCTGATGAACAGCTATCTCGGCCGGGAGCCTGCGGGCAAGCGGCTGGCCTACAAGGCGATGCTCGATCAGGTCGAGGCATCCGGCCGGGTGGGGGACCAGCTGGCCCAGGCGATCACGCCGCTGTTCTTCGCCCCGGACATCGAGACGCGTGCGCCGGCCCTGCCGGAAAGGCTGCGCCAGCAGCTCCGGTGCTTCGATGCCGACGTTCTGCGCCGGTCGATCGTGCCGCTCGGGCGGATGATCTTCGACCGCGCCGACGCGCTCGACCTGCTGCCGGGCATCCGGGCGCCCACCCTGGTCATCGCCGGCGCGGAGGACCGCGCCCGGCCGCCGGAGGAAAGCGACGAGATGGCCGGCCTGCTCGAAACCGAGCTGGTCGTGATCCCGGGCTGCGGGCACAGCGCCACGCTGGAGCGACCCGAGGCGGTCACGGCGGCATTGCTGGCGTTCCTCGACCGGCTGGGTCCTGGCAGGCCAGCCAAGGGCGCGGAGCAGCCCTGGCGCGGGGGCCATGCCTGGCGGTGA